The Humulus lupulus chromosome 7, drHumLupu1.1, whole genome shotgun sequence region TTGTTGAATGTATACGTTTACTAATATTAGTTTGATGTCTATGATTTGTTGATTATTTGGATGACTGTTTTATAATTGAATGATCATCACTGATTATGTattactgttatggttttcttactgggccttggctcacaggtgctacgtagtgcaggtaaaggcaagggtgagatagaccaaccatgagttggagagctctgggggcgagatgtacattgctagctgctcgtccgccacggtcgagggaaagtacaaggatagaagcctaaaacttgtaatgttgccattagagtggccactgattgtatataacttttgagaattttgtAGCTTTCTCTCTTAAACCCTGTTTATGAGTTCCCATGTAcgaaacatttattttaatgaaaaattaactatttatgatcaaaatctatTAACCCTAACCCGattgttgaccttaggatcacattttcaatcaaatgactagattagcaagtcttgcactattttaactacacggtgtaacgatcttggttatccagggcgttacagtcctactacactagtgacctggatctaggtcacttgtattcataatactagcgaaccatactagcagtagttaatctaaagattccataactttattttactgagaACTgcttcaagtttattatcttaatctcgatcctctcatcccaatatgagattaagaccacatagataaactttgaaattttatgatatttagttaatattatcaacataatatcaaacatagtctatatatataataatttaattcaattatttatttcattttaaacatttttcaactacaattgctttaaggataCTATTCCCAAcacaccgacctctggtgtaagacatggtaggtcgattcactacaacaattatgcccatatattacattaaaatatagcaTATTTTAATAAGTGTTATTGTCGCATGGTAATAGAAAAAGACACGGAAAATGGGCGGTAAATGAAATACACAGGCGCCAAATGAAACACAAAAGAAATCTCTAAGGTTGAATCCCTAATTACTCTACACGcctcctctgtttctctctcacactcagtaaatctctctctctctctcactcgttcaatctttctttctttctctctatttgttgcaggtgtgtaacaaggtgatggggCCTACGGCTTCGGTCGTGTGACAGGGAGGCTCGACTcttgggtctacggcgtggctggCTCGTGGCTGTGACGGTGCTTGCGgcggtgggtctacggcgtggctcgactcgtgggtctaccACGGTCATGTACCAGCTATCTGTTGTCTCTACAATCTGTTCCTGTTGTTCGTTGTCTTCCTCCGTCTCATCTACCACAACTTCCCTCCCCATGTTTCGCCGACTCCGACGGAGATTGACTTGTAGAGCAATGGTCCAGCAGGCTGTACAGGGAGGAGCTACAGTTGCTTACGCCCAAGAAATGGAGAGGCTAACCGCTAAAGAATCCCTTCTGCTTGCTGTGAGTCTCAAGTTTTAAGAATTTGTGTATTGTAGTTGATAAGACCTAGCATTTGAGCTTTGAATTtgggattatttatttattcagttTAAGGATTCTGGGGGTTTTTCCAAGCTtcaatttttatgggatttttactTGTTCAAGCTAATCAGGTCGCCATTCTTGGAGGGTCGGTGGGATTTTTTCCAGGGCTGATGTCTTCCACGCAGTAGTTGAGGTGAGTCTTTCTTTGATTTTTGTGATCTGGGTTTGCTTTGTTTTTGCGTTTTATGTGTCTGGGTTCTTCatgtttttgtgatttttttgatATGGGTTTTCAACTATTATGGAATTCGTTTCCAATTTCTCGTCGAATCGTTGTGTTATTGATTTGCATTGCACGACCTGTTTGTTAATTTCAATTTTGTATGTGTAATTTTTCTTCTTTGCGTTTTGAGTTGCTCCTTTTCTGTTTTGGTGTGTGATTGCTCTAATATGGAAATTTTAACGAGGTGAATGAGGCATTGATTGAGTTACACAACGTGACACAGACTTTTGCTAGAAATATTCAGCATTCCTTTTCAGATTCCGATCTTCGAGTTCTAATGGATACACTGAAGGCAGTGTACTCTCCCTTTGAATCATTTAAACAAAGGTAAGCAATCATAAACTTTTTTGCACTTTCACATTCTTCTAAAATATCTaggttttttttttgaaaacttttTTCTGTTATTTTTTCTTCGTTATATACTAGATTCTGTAAATGCTATGTTCATTTTTTGATTAATGATTGAATATGTATATAAGGTATGGACAGATGGAGCGGGCCATCCTTTCTTCTGAAATTGCTGGGGTAGATCTCAGGGGAGCTGTTACTTGTGGTGTGGGTGCCCAGGGGATTGAACTCAGTGAAACAGTTCGCAGAATGGAGGAATCTATTCCCCATATCATTGTACTTCTTGAGGCAAGTGTAGAAAGGTGTATCAACTTTACTGGTGGTTCTGAGGCAGATGAACTAATTCTTGCTCTTGATGACATAATGTTACAATATATTTCTGCTTTACAAGAGACACTAAGATCATTAAGAGTGGTCTGTGGAGCAGACCATGATGGTGTTGGTTCAAAGAAAGAGATGGGATCAGACAAGAGAGATGGCAACACTGCACGAAAAGTTGAATTGATTTCAAATGAGGAGGAATGGTCCATTGTTCAAGGGGCTTTGCAGATCCTCACAGTTTCAGACTGATGTGTTGTAAATCATTAAAGTAGAAAGGCTGAAAGAGACCAtggcttctccttctccttctcaccACACAGCTATCCCACAACGCATCTCAAAACCCTCCATTTCCCACTGTAAGtaaatctctctctttctctctgtatatataatatatatacgtatatatatgaCACTACTAGTACCCTTAAGATGAACTAGTATGAGAAATAACTTAAACCCTTAATTTCATTGCTAAATTTTCCCTTAGTATATGTAAGATTTCTATGAATTTTAGAAGCTGCAATCCATCACGTAATAGTTTGTTTACACCTCATGGTTATTTTCAATAGCATCATTCTAGTAATTTAGTTGTTTTCTATATGGTTATATTCCAGTGGCATTGTATTAGGTATTATAAATTCATTGtttctttttatatttattttttcatcttgAATTCTTTGCCTCGCATAGAATTGGAACCATATGTTTGAAATTTAGAGTACTGTGGCCACTTGTTTGCTGTTCTATGAACACTGTTAACTCCATATATGCTAGCTAATTAAGAAGTGAAGTTTTCTCTTATCTCTGGTTTTGTTGCTTTTTGAgtgtaatatattatttttatgcagTACTCTATTCAATTTCCATGTACGTAACAATTTCCATGATCAAAGTGTAGTCacaattttcttttccttttactgagaaaaacaaaatcaataaaagCCAAGTATTATATATGGTTATATGCATTTGGGTGCATGTTATATGGTAATATGCATCTAGCTATACATGATATGTTTCTTGAATTTTGTTTGTCTTGTTCATGCAGCTTCTAATTGatggtaacttattattttaataacataaTTGCTGGTGCCTTTTGTGtgtttataatttgtttttgtttgcATATTGTAATGTGGTCCTGACAGCTTAAAACAATGGCCATGAGTACTTATCCCCCAAAAAAATCAGAGCTCAATCTTTCCGTTCTCCTGACTCCGCTAAAAAATTGCATATTGCATTCAATTTACTTGATAAAAAATTCCTTTAATTCTTTAATTATTGAATACTTTTTCACCCATTACTTCTTCTCTCAGCCTTTCTTCTTCTCCAGaatcaaaatcaacctcaaacaAAACCATAACCCCAATTGTTGACCCCATTCATGTATCCTCTGCTTCTTCACACTCCTCTCCCAAACAGCCCAATTCCAGCTTCAATTACGCTTTCGCCAACTCCAGCGGTAGCCTTCTTCTTTGAATTTTCCGATCCACTGAATCCAACATTGAAAGGGTTAGCTAGCTCAAAACTTCAATCACTGTATAAAGTTAAGTTCTTTTGGGGGTTTTGTAGTGAAGGGTCACTACTACATGTGGAAGAAACTAAATGAAATTATGAGATTTGGGTTTGGCAATTAtgaaattgtttaaattttagtCGATTGTCATGATAATTAAAGCTTTAATCTGTGGAAATAAAACTAGAAAATAGTATACTCAAATGGGTTATGAACCATGTTGAAAATGAACAGAATTTCTGACTCTTTTGCTGTTGGGCAAGTGATTTTTGACTTATGATTTTTGGCACTTTTCGTAGTTGCAGGTTCATTGGCTGGTTCCCTCTTGTGCTTTCTCAATGTAATTTCTCTTCTCTACAAAATTATTGAAATACCATAGCCATTATTCAATTCATTTTAGTTATATTTAAGTATAAGTTATAGTGATGAACATAAGTGTATTTGGTACTATATATAGTACATGAATACTCAGACTAAATTCAATCTTTGTAGGGTTGCATTTATATTGTTGATGCATATAAAGTTTAATGGAGTAGCTGTGTTAAAGGGATTCACGTTGGACAAATGGTTCTGCGACTAGTTGAAGCAATTGGTAACTTTTCAACAGTTCTTTCCCTCTCTCAATGTGTATGCAATTATGTactaaaacacacacacacaagcaAATGAACAAGAAAAGAAATAACAGAGAAAAACCAGTTTAGAGGTTGTTGTTTGCTTAAATAGTGTTTTGACTCGACTTGCAAACCAGAGTCTAACTTATGCAATCATGACTTtaaaatcagtttgcagaacatgCATATATGAGATGCTCTCGGATGAGGAGGTCGATTACTGTTCTGTATGCAAAATTGATTTTGGGCTGTCTTCCAGTGGAGAAACTCAGGTCAGTACTTTGTCTCTAGAGGCTGTAAATATAACCATTCCACTATATTTTTTTAccagttattattttttgtttttagtttccctttatttgaaaataaacagCAACTTAAGCTATGGAACTGTTTTTtttaacagaatatacttttTCTCCCTTCTCCTACCAATTTTAGCATAAACAAGCGGGATGAAAGTTAAAGAGCGACAACCCTTATAAATGAAAATGTATTAAAGGCCGATTTTTGTTGTTAGcgtattaatatattaaaatttactaTTAAAATAGTTGCATTGATTAACATTAATACAATTGTTAGTTTTGTTCTCTTAGTTTTGAAGTAAGCACAACATGTGAACTTGAGATATATGGAAACTAGTGATTTTTTGCTAATTGTGGCCATTGCAACTTGCAAAGCTATTGAGTGTTGAAATTTTTGACTTAATTACTTGTGTTAATATAGGGTTGCCTACAAAATAATCAGACAACTCTGGAATGGACTCTTTTTCCTTGGATACATATTTGAAACCAAGTATGCCTCTCTTTCCGTCCACATATTAAAAGAGGTTTATTAGTCACTCCTTTGGGACTGCATTCATATTGTTAACTCTTTTTTCTGGacttttctttgaactttctttgtttcatgtacaaaccttgttgtttctttttcatagtttagttagcaagagagtaaataaaaggttgtgctttttatgattgttgtagtttaatttgaTGAATGTGTATATATGTCTATTTGCTAACTCAGGTAgctggaatttatagtggttatcTCTTGTTTATTTCTCTGAATTGGTAtattttttgagttattttattttgtttcttagtcATTGAGTTGTTATAATATATAGCTTGAGTGTATTCTAGTTTCTTGTTCGGccttttattttcttgagttatttgattccttctagcttttcctttATTCTGAAGTTGTTTAGAGAGCAATATAAGGGAATTATTTTCTAAGTAGTTGCAAAGAgcaaaaatagaaatagaaaacaaATTAAGAAAACAGGGCATAAAAAACAACTAGATGATTCTTTTTACTGCAATATGTGGAAAATTTTCGTTTGAGCAGTAGTTTTTATTCCCCTGCCCCATACGTTATTCTCATAATAGAGGGGATTTAGAGCAGTGATTGGTAATCCACTGCttcaaaataaaaccaaaacttCCCCATTAGTTAGTTACAATGCCCCAGCACTCGTACTTTCACTCTCATTCATCACCACTGtcctatacatatacataattcCTCTTGTTTTAATCTTATTGTGCTGTGAAATCATTTTCCCTTCCTTATACTCTTTATGCCtggcataatttttcttttatcatttcatcTCTATAGGTACAATGTAGCAATTAAGTGTGCAACTATTACTCTTGCTGGGCACTCCTAACCAAAGTAGAATTATGAATATAGATTACTCTTTGTCATTTTAGATTTTTCTCTTAGAAATCCAagtctctcatcttttttttctgcaattttggGTAAAATCTGAATCTTTCTATTTTATTTCAATCTCTTGCCCTAACTTCTCTCTATTCAATTCTATTTCAGATTTTGTTTTTAGAAATTGGAAAATGTTGTTGAGCTGTGGGGTAAGCTCTTTTCACTATGCTATTGTGTGACTTAATATGATTAAGATCTTGAGGTAATATCAttgattttattataattattttattttgatgttAATATATGTGTTGGCTATTGTGACTTAATATGATTAAGATCTTGTTTCCTAGTAGTGCATACAATGGAATAATACCAAATTCTGATTATATTACTAAGTTATTGAGAATTCAGTAGGAATATGCTTGCTCTTATAAACTCTAGTTAAGATTAAGTTGCATTGATTTGTATTTCCTTGTTTTAATATCAGTAAAGGACATAtagctattttttttattatttgaaaaaaaaaactttgcttgattaTGTTTGTAATGTATCAAGCCTTTGCCTTGCTTTATGAAGAAAGTTATGAAACACTTTATGTCTTCATTGCTCCCTACTGTCTGAAAAACTATAATGtcttaatggcagcaagttgtttgacaagtttgattttatttggactgtattctcttttcttatttatagctttggtaagttatagtttatatgatagttatgggattggatttgcattcacttgttatattatttatttatttgagttttcatcttgcagatgttcccaagctttgtttgaatcttcattttgttttctattatgcttatttatattttgatatttctttgcTAGTTGATTTTCTGACATTTCAGGAACTTGTTACTGCTTGGGTTGTCATCTTGGCTTGCCTTGTCCATGGGTTTGTTACAGTCTTAGTTGCTAGTGAAGCTCATGCAATAACTCTGGTTGTTGAGGGTTTGTTAGGAGTTGTGTTTACAGTGGCTGCATTAACAGATGAAGCAATGGATGTTGGTgaggtatattttttttttgctataagagTTCTCTGATATGTCTacaaattagtttatgaattttgacctatatctaatttgttcatgaaattgtttaaaaatcatGCTTTAAAGTTTAATTAAGTGCTTATTCTCTTTGTTTAATTAACCCTGTTCAATCCCCAAATAACATCTAGCCATTTACTACAATTCAGAGTTGTTTCAGTTCTTGGCACAATGTTCCAGTGATATTTCATTATAAGTCTGTAAAAATTATAGTTTAGCATTCATTCATTACCTGGGCTAAATACATGTTAGTTTGGATTCCAAGTGGGTTAGTGAAATCTTTTACAGgtctttgttaatttttaagcatctccattttttttttgtctttagcaCATATAATCATTAAGCTGTGCAAAATAGCTAGTGGTATGAGGTTCATCTTATCATGCATATCTATGTAATAATCTATTTGGTTTTAAGGGAAATAATATGTGTCTAATGTCCATATATGCTGTTTTAGGTTCAGATCACTTCCAGGACTTGTCAACCAGACCCAAAGGGATATCATAGAATGTGAGAATTTTGTCTtccagacaagtgcacaaaggatgatgaattgaaggatggagcaagtttcatgcatggtttacttttgtgtatcttgtaatgtttttgtttttcatttttgaagtaaaaaatgttcaagaaactttattatgttatgctttcaaacttaagttagaactaagatctcatgaaatagacacattcatagtttgaattagttattgtttaatgtaatacttatggtttatcaatatattgagaattacattttatgattaattttgattttttttatcaaaatacaataatgaaaatcttttaattagaaaaaaaacttataagtactcttatcacaataaaaaacattaatatgttatgatttagaaacatattataagcgtaacaaattgttatgatttatataatataacaaactaaaaacgttatcaaaataatcaaatgtaacagttgaaaagtgttatgcaaaaagtataatattaaacttcaaatttataaccaaatactctaactaaatgttattatttgaatattatagcaactaaaaatgtgttattgaatagtttaagataacattgaacataacattcgaatactgttatagaaaagacaggacttttaataacaggggctacattagcattttcagaagcgttatcaatactcccggttagcagtttttaagtgttatgaatactgttttttcttgtagtgattgcacaccgacctctggtgtaagacatggtaggtcggttacAAACCGACCTCTTGTGTAAAATAGGGTAGGTCAGTTGCAAACTGACATCTGGTGTAAATCATGGTAGGTCGGTGTGCCACACTGACCTctggtgtaaaacatggtaagTTGGTTCAGTTTTAGTAGTTACGACTAATGGTGCTTTTTCAGTAAAAAGTGTATTATGCACAAAACAAATCATGCTTTTTATACAAACAAACTGAACAAAACAATACAGATATCATAGTAATATAAAATACTGTAATTTGAACTAAGTATCCAAAATAATGAGtcttaagttaattacaaaatgaTTCATATAAGGATTGTAAACTATAGTTAGACAACACAAGTGTGTATATCTCCAAGAAAGTCTAAGTTAACATTGTAAGTATATCTCCTTAAAACTCTAAGTTAACAAAAGTGAGTGAACCATTATTCTTCACGtacttcattgatctcatccATTGTGTAAGAATTCTTCCCACCACACTAGAAAAAAATTCCTTGCATGAGTTAAATTAATCTATTTAATCATTAGGTAAAGCTAGacctttaataataaatattttcactTACATTATAAGTTAGCCATCGCATTGAAAACTCATTTGCCATGAAGTCTTTCATCATCCTCATAGCATAGAATCCACATTGtacttgttatccccaaaatttgaaaatgatgatgtggcaatagaaatgacaagtggcaaggaatggttgggtgacctggcttaggagtagcccagtAGGCCATCGAAGAATTTTGATTgattgagaagtgtcatgaccaaccaggcatgaccttgtccgaccagtcacgtgtttgtctgcccaggaatgaccttgtctgcccaggcatgactttttccgaccaggcatgaacttggccgatcggtcatgaccatgtccgaccagctaagtgcatgtctgcccagtcaagtgcatgactgcccagtcaagtgcatgactacCCAGTctagtgcatgactgcccagtaaaggtgtggccgaccagactgaaggtgatatggatcaactagatagaggaggactatgtcaagattcccagaaacagcttcaacaataATCGGTCTTGGcgtacgcgggaatctctcatttatcccacgaatatggtgtactgttacattttgaatattgttgtaatttaaataaaatgtgaataataaactatcccgattatgggggatatcatctgtgcgatcctaagcctataaatacaaggcttatggcatcagaaagggacttttgggaattttgaacttttgatctgaattttctagagagagaaagtacttgtatttgagagaattcctATATTCtggtaatctacactgaagaaactgagttgactcaggttcatctgatcttgagtgtagatatataatcataactctaagtggattaggctattaccatcacattggggctgaaccactataaaattgtctgtgtcgtttattttctctagaaggtttatcgtttttgacgttctcacgttgttggccaaaaacgcggtcaacattttggtgctttcattgagagcctgaagagaaagacagacggtccctgagatattatggcgcctaagaacaccaatgcagcctccaagaagacaggctcctctaaagagcctgccagatcagaaggtcctagccttcaagatcgtgaaactgatcctagagtcgtgctcgaggatgtaaccccagaggttgaagagctctaagaagccatgagcgccttccaggaggagatggcacagttcaatgccagacaggaggcgtttgctgaagaaatggctaggcagaatgccgcattcgagcagcaaagatgggaaatggacgccaggagtgaggagatccggcgacagcaggaggaggccgataggcgacatcgcgaggctgcactcgctctggaggcagctacgcagctgacccgggccaatgcccaagctgcacctggagtggcagccaccccaggagcaaggaccacagaagctggtcataagaacactgatagaccccACTCTCGCGGACCAAGCaggggtggtagtaacccacctggtcgtgaggaagatggagtccggtcggacactgcctcaactcaaagggggaactctagaaccccctcaaggagccaccgatcagagacttccaagtcaggaagtcataagtcaggtagcaagaaaacacctcctgagcaggagcacaatagagctccttgAGGTAAAGAAatttcccacttcaaagatgggcatgggcgtgatgaagctgacagtcatcacactgactagttgaaggagaagaataatgataaccatcgaggaggaaaagatcgcccagctcagacaggaaggccaccactgcatcccaaccagcgcagtggcaaggagcatgttccacccagcaaaccttccgagaagactcagAGTACAGTATTTGATCGATTGGGAAAGCACACTACTCAGAAATATCTAAGGGACGTCATTGCTAATAGAcaaaggaccgtcccggtcgaagggcaagagccaatctgacctaccagtcgagtagaaatactcgatgatggtttgctggataggagcgcccgaccaggcggtcccgaaaatGAGTCCCTAGTAGTGGCCctaggcatccaagcccagcttgatgctttgacagcaACAATTTAGAGTCTGTCGAAACGACCATCTGTgattgatccggtagaccacaggagtggcagccctttCTGTGCATGAATTAAagcagctcaaccaccagcgaaatacaaagcaccggtactgccagtttatatagaaaaggcagacccaataaggcatgttgggaagttcaaagattagatggagctgctcggggtgagtgatgactatcgctgcAGATTCTTCTccaccacattgtccgacactgcccaagagtggtattggaagtttaagcctaactccatcacttcttgggaaagttttagaaaggagttttgtagacagtttagtgctgctcggacccctcctatttatgccaatcacttggtggatattaagcaaggaaaggatgagtctctcaagaactacatacaaatgttcatgagagaagctaaccgagctactgcagttggagatgaggggaagatggtggtaatttcttccggcattatctatcggagtcctttgtgggacaacattcatcgcaacccaatttcaacattacaacaatttttggaccgggcggacaaatacatgaagttggatgatgcaattgagaagggagagaagggcctgaacaacCTGAGTggatcgactgatcctcccaagaatggtggaaatgatcaaaatggtggtaagaaacgtgggaataacgggtctgaccgccacaatgagaagaaggctaagtcgggaccaaacgacaagccaacgaagtatgaacctcgattcaccaactacaccactctttcggcaagccgagcggagatctatttggccagtcatcaagaggtccgttaccggaaacccccacctatcaagaagaagatgagtaaaagagatatgaacaagttatgtcgcttccatggagactatggtcacgacacgactGAGTgaaatcatctcaaagatgagatagagtttctcctccagtCGGGGAAGCTGAAGAAGTATtgagcagagaagacccagggagagggaagtaacaacaatcctgggtttaggcggcaacgatccccacctttgcaacctgaacctgtggactttacactagataccatatgtggaggtccacatcttgctggagatagcaataaggcgagggagaggtatgctcgcacccttcgtcatgagttggatgcaacatcaacctccgaagttatgacagtggaggagcgaccacTGAAGAACCCAAtatacgaaagtgagtccctcactttcactgaagaatatgctcgacacgtgaggtatcctcagaATGACcatcttgttgtgacagtccaaattgccaatatgaaggtgaagagatgtctggttgacacagggagttatgtgaacattatttataagtcatccttcgagaggatgaagctatctatcaatgacttgaagcgtgctctcaagtcatttatgggttcactggagaaggattgtcatcAGCTAGAACTATCAAGTTGCCAGTTACGACGGGGGAGGCTCCCAAACATGAGACAGTAATGAccaagtttttgattgttgactgcccgtccgcctacaatgtggttattagTCGACCACTGCTCACAAAATTACATGCGACggtttcaatctggcacctttccatgaagttcccgaccaatacgggcataggctgtgtccaaggagaccagagggaggctagggagtggtGCTATAATGCCTTGGTAGCTAAAGCAAGGAaggggccaaggagaacaacatgattgtatgtgctgagagagaggaggtggacgagatggatgtcgactTGAGTTTTGCAGTAGTAACTGATcaggaagagatgttagaggagttttgccaagagagcactcttggtttaaaagagcagaaaaccccatctggtgatgaagtcaccaaatagggcgttgcccaaagcgagggaagggactttgatcctcgctttggggattatgaaagtgatgtgggaccgttcgaggagttagaggaggtatTGATAGATGAGAATGATCCGACCAAAGGGGTCAagattggaaaaaagttgaaagcagaggtgagagcacagctgatagaattcttgcgaaggaatcaagatgtcttcgcctggtctcacaaggatatggtgggtaacTCACCAACTATGATCAgtcacgtgctcaacgtggatgaaagctatccaatGGTGCAGCAGAAGAAGAGATTGCTCGACAAatatcgagcaaaggctcttaaggaggaggtagagcggctaaaggagaatgggtttataaaggaagcatattaccctgcctgggtttcaaacccagtgttggtgcccaaacccaatggaaaatggaggacttgtgtagattttactgacttgaacaaagcatgcccaa contains the following coding sequences:
- the LOC133790005 gene encoding conserved oligomeric Golgi complex subunit 7-like produces the protein MDTLKAVYSPFESFKQRYGQMERAILSSEIAGVDLRGAVTCGVGAQGIELSETVRRMEESIPHIIVLLEASVERCINFTGGSEADELILALDDIMLQYISALQETLRSLRVVCGADHDGVGSKKEMGSDKRDGNTARKVELISNEEEWSIVQGALQILTVSD